A stretch of DNA from Yoonia sp. BS5-3:
CACGCATCGCATTATCCCAGTCGGGTGCATTATCGCGCCCAGCTTCCCATGGATGGGTGACACAGACAGCCCCGCGATCCAGCCGCCAGGTCATGAACCAACGATGCCATGCATGCAGTTTTGGCCAAAGGGCACGTGCACGCGGGGCGCCTGCCGGGTCCATTGCCAGCATCTTGGCCATGAATGTCGCGGCCACGGGGGGCTGTGTGATGCCAGAGGAAGGGATCGGCCCGCGCCCTTGCCAGACATCCGGCCCCGGAAAGTATCCAGGGTCGGGGCGATGGAACAGAATATGGGGAACCATCCCGTCATCCCATTGGCCCGACAGCAAGGTTTCAAGCTCGGTCCACCCGCGATCCGGGTCAAAGGTTGTAAAACCCCACGCGGCAAATGCGCTATCCCAATTCCACTGATAAGGATAAAGCCCATGGGTCGGCAGGGTATAGCGGCCCTTGTCATTCAGGCGCAGCGTCGCGCGGGCTTGTTCGGTCAGGTGCATATCATCCCTTTACTGACCCGGCGGTCAGCCCTTTTGTCATAAAGCGCTCAAGCCCAAGAAACAGGGCCATGATCGGAACGGTGGCAATTACAGAGCCCGCCATCAGATGTTGGCGCGGAATCTCGGATGAGTTCAGCGACGCGATGCCGCGTGTCAGCGTGAATTTCGATGGATCATCCAGCAGCATGAAGGCGAGCAGGAATTCGTTCCAGGCGATCATGAAAACATATAGCGACACCGAGGCAAGCGCGGGCAGCGAAAGCGGCAAGGTGATTTTCCAGATGACGGCAAGACGGCTTAGCCCGTCCATCAGGCCGGCCTCTTCGACCTCGGCGGGCAACCCGCGAAAATAGCCTTGTAGCATGTAAAGGGCGACGGGGATGGTGGTGACCGGGTAGATCATCACGATGCCGCTGAACGTATTGCGCAGCCCGGTTGTGGAAAATGCGATATAGATCGGCAAGGCCAGCACGATCATCGGGACCATGTAGATCAGCAAGATCGACCGGGAAAAAAGGGCGCGCCCCTGAAAGCGAAGGCGCGCGACCGCATAGGCCCCCGGGATCGCAAAAGCGAGCGTGATGATCACTGTCAGGACCGAAATGAAGAACGAGTTGAACAGATAGGTCCCAAAATTAAACTGCGTGAATAGCTCATCATAGGATCGGAAAAGCGCGGCCCCTTTTGACAAATCAATCGAAAAATCGAGCGGGTTCTGCATCAGCTCCGCTTGATTTTTGAAGCTGGTCATCACCATCACATAAAATGGGATCAGCACGATGGCCGAGAAAAAGATGTAGCCAAACCCGGTTAGAAAACGGATCACAGCGCGTTCGAATTCATGGCGGTTCAAGGCACCGTGGGGCAGGTCATCCAAAATCACATGGACCGAATAGGTAAAGGCCGTTGATAGCGCGATGGCGGCAAATGCAGACGGAAACCATCCCGTCTCAGTGCCAATGCTCAATGGGCCGAAACCCATCACGATCAGGATGGCAAGGGCAATCGTTCCCATCACCTCGCCCCAAAAATCACCCAACCGATGGCCGATGGTCCAGCCGATGATACCGCCCCAGAACAAGGCAAATAGCAGATGCGGGCGAAAGGCGGCGCCGGTGGCAAAGCTCATGATGACAGCGATGGTCGTCGACAGGACCACCATCCAAAGCGCCCCCAGAAGTGGGCTGGTGACAGCGTTAAAGCGCAGCGCTCTCATAGCCCTTCCTCTTGGCTGATGTATTTCAGAAAGAAGACCGAAAAGGTCAGCAGGCAGGCAAAGATCACAACTGCCACAGCCGCACCCGCCCCGATATTCGATACAGCAAAGGCCTGTTCATACACGTTGACTGTCAGGGTGCGGGTGCCCGCATTGCCACCCGTCAGCAGGAAAATGTCGTCGAACTTGTTAAAGGTCCAGATAAAGCGCAGCAGGAAAAGCACGCTGAGAATGCCCAGCAATTGCGGCACGCTCAAATACCAGAATTGCTGAAAAGGCGAGGCACCATCCATATCGGCGGCCTCATACATGTCGCTGTCGATGCTCTGCATCCGGGCCAGAATGAACAGGAAGGATAATGGAAAATAGCGCCAAATCTCAAAGATCGTCACCATGATCAGCGCCAGCGGACGTTCACCAAAAAAGTTGATGGCTTGGGGCGTTACGCCCATTTGCACTAGCAGCGCATTGGCCGATCCCGAGAAGGGGTCGAACAAAATCAGCCAGGCAAAGGCGACCGCGATGACCGGGGCGACATAAGGAAACAGGTATAGACCGCGCAATATGCCTTGCCCGCGGAATGATTTATTCAGCAACAGTGCCGCGAACAGCCCGACAACAAGGGCCCCAATTGTGCCGAACACTGTGTAGAACAGCGTGACCCATAGAACCTCGAAAAATTCGTCGCCGCTGAAGAGACGCTTGAAATTGTCCAACGTGAACGTGGCATTGGTCAGCACATTTGATGAGGTGCCAGTGGTGCTGGCCGGGCTGTCTTGCGGACGCAAGCCGCCGTCCAGATAGGCCTGTTCGATGATGACAGGCAGTGTGATCGTCTCGCGTGTGCCTGGATCCCAGTCACCCAGATCGCAGCGCAGGGCGCGATCATCGAGGATGCAGCGTGGATCAACCTCTTGCACGTTCAGGCCAAGGGGGAGGGTGTCAGCGAATGTGACGCCGGCAATCGGCTGATCTTGCGAGGAATTGCGCAACCGATAACGGATCACGGCTTCATCCCCGACAGCGTCGTCATCGCCGCGAATGTCTTCGCGCAAGACCACTTCAGGCGCACGCAAATCGGCAAGCTCAACGGGTTTGAAGGAAATCCAAAAAATAGCAATCAGAGGCAACAGAATGACCAGTGCGACAGCTGTCAGCGTTGGCAATAGCAGGCCCCAAGCCAAGCGGGCCTCGCGTTTTGCCAATGGGCCGGTGCCAGTGGGCGGTGAAAGTTCAGACATCGGTTCCCCAGACTACGTATCGGATCACCCGTCCCGGACTTGATCCGGGACCTCCACCACTGGCGTCCGGCAGAGGCCCCGGATCAAGTCCGGGGCGGGATGCGCGTTTATTGAACGGCCGCGATAGCGTCGTTCAGCGCGGCCACGGTTGCCGCCGCATCACGTTCACCGTCGATATATTCACGGACCAAACGGTTGATGACCTGTGCGTTGATAATGGCCGAGGCGGCCGATAGCTGGCCATCCGTCACACCCCAGCGCTGGGCGACATCAAGACCGCCGACGATTTCTTCAATCATGGATGCTTCATAAAGATCACCAAGCGGGGCCTTGCGGTCGACACCGACATCCAGCGTGGCCCAAAGATCCGCATAGGCGGTCGGATCATCTTCGGTGCCGCGGCGGACTGGGAATTTCCCTTCTGGCGCAATGGCAAGTGTCTGCTCATAGCCATCAGACATTGAGAATTGGACAAATTCCATGGCCGCATCGGTTGATGCATCCGATGTGATGCCAAAATACCGAACATCGCCCCAGGCGGCACCATCGGGGTTGGATGGTCCTGCAAAATTGGTGACGACGCCGGTTGCGGCAGCCAGATCACGGCTTTGCGGATCATCGTTGATTGTTGGTGGGGCGCTGTCACGTAGACCAGCCAGCTCATCCAGGATGAAAGGCGACCAGATAATCATCGCGGCATTGCCAGAAAAATATAGGGTGCGCGACTGATCCCAATACAAATCACCCGGGGGGGATGCCTCGGCAATGGCTTTGTAGAATTCCAGCACCTCGATCGTCGCCGCCTCATCCAGGGGCTGCACACCGTCGGGGCCAACCGGCGAAACGCCATTAGCGAGGAAAACATGCTCCAGCACTTGGCTCATGAAGTTTTCGTCAATTTTGGTCGCGGCGACAAAACCATACATCTCCGGTGGATTATGTAGGGCTTCCAAAGCGGCAAGCACATTGGCGTAGGAATTTGGCGGCTCCAATCCATTTTCCGCAAAAAGATCGGCGCGATAGACCAGCATCTGCGTCCAGC
This window harbors:
- a CDS encoding extracellular solute-binding protein; the protein is MKISKMSYLRAGAAMAVALSATALSAETLRFWTIEEQPERLARQEAMAAEFEAATGHTVEVIPVSETDLGTRATAAFAAGDLPDVIYHTLQYSAPWAEAGILDIDAATDVIDALGLGTFASGALEMAAADGGFASVPVDGWTQMLVYRADLFAENGLEPPNSYANVLAALEALHNPPEMYGFVAATKIDENFMSQVLEHVFLANGVSPVGPDGVQPLDEAATIEVLEFYKAIAEASPPGDLYWDQSRTLYFSGNAAMIIWSPFILDELAGLRDSAPPTINDDPQSRDLAAATGVVTNFAGPSNPDGAAWGDVRYFGITSDASTDAAMEFVQFSMSDGYEQTLAIAPEGKFPVRRGTEDDPTAYADLWATLDVGVDRKAPLGDLYEASMIEEIVGGLDVAQRWGVTDGQLSAASAIINAQVINRLVREYIDGERDAAATVAALNDAIAAVQ
- a CDS encoding carbohydrate ABC transporter permease: MRALRFNAVTSPLLGALWMVVLSTTIAVIMSFATGAAFRPHLLFALFWGGIIGWTIGHRLGDFWGEVMGTIALAILIVMGFGPLSIGTETGWFPSAFAAIALSTAFTYSVHVILDDLPHGALNRHEFERAVIRFLTGFGYIFFSAIVLIPFYVMVMTSFKNQAELMQNPLDFSIDLSKGAALFRSYDELFTQFNFGTYLFNSFFISVLTVIITLAFAIPGAYAVARLRFQGRALFSRSILLIYMVPMIVLALPIYIAFSTTGLRNTFSGIVMIYPVTTIPVALYMLQGYFRGLPAEVEEAGLMDGLSRLAVIWKITLPLSLPALASVSLYVFMIAWNEFLLAFMLLDDPSKFTLTRGIASLNSSEIPRQHLMAGSVIATVPIMALFLGLERFMTKGLTAGSVKG
- a CDS encoding sugar ABC transporter permease, whose protein sequence is MSELSPPTGTGPLAKREARLAWGLLLPTLTAVALVILLPLIAIFWISFKPVELADLRAPEVVLREDIRGDDDAVGDEAVIRYRLRNSSQDQPIAGVTFADTLPLGLNVQEVDPRCILDDRALRCDLGDWDPGTRETITLPVIIEQAYLDGGLRPQDSPASTTGTSSNVLTNATFTLDNFKRLFSGDEFFEVLWVTLFYTVFGTIGALVVGLFAALLLNKSFRGQGILRGLYLFPYVAPVIAVAFAWLILFDPFSGSANALLVQMGVTPQAINFFGERPLALIMVTIFEIWRYFPLSFLFILARMQSIDSDMYEAADMDGASPFQQFWYLSVPQLLGILSVLFLLRFIWTFNKFDDIFLLTGGNAGTRTLTVNVYEQAFAVSNIGAGAAVAVVIFACLLTFSVFFLKYISQEEGL